The Larimichthys crocea isolate SSNF chromosome I, L_crocea_2.0, whole genome shotgun sequence genomic interval TGATGCATGAACGCAGAAAAGACTTGAACACTTGGTTCATGAATTCTCTTTCTATCTATCATGTATCACCTCGTTGACACAGGGAGCAAGAAAAGGGACATAGTGTTTCTCCTTGATGGGTCGGATGACTCCAGAAATGGACTACCAGCTATTCGAGAGTTCATCAGAAGAATGGCAGAAGAGCTGGATATTGATGAAGATAAGGTTAGAGTGGCTGTCATACAGTATAGTGATGACACCACAGTTTACTTCAACTTAAAAACTCACAGATCCAAAAAAGCTATCGTCTATGCTGTAAGAAGTCTTCGCCATAAAGGAGGAAGATCTCGAAACACTGGAGCTGCTCTACAGTTTGTGAGACACCATGTTTTCACAGCTTCATCTGGGAGTAGACGTCTGGAAGGAGTACCTCAGATTCTGTTTTTACTGACTGGTGGAAAATCCAGTGATGATGTTTCAGAAGCTGCATTAAGTCTAAAACAAATCGGTGTTCTGTCTTTCGCCATTGGAatgaaaaacactaaacaggAGGAGCTTCAAACAATTGCCTTCTCCAACAGATTTCTTTTCAACCTTCCTGTCTTTGGTGAACTTTTGTCCATTCAGCCAGAGATCACTGCATTTGTCCAAGCTCCAATACAAACTGAGCCTCCAACTGTTGTAGGTAAGAAGTGTCAAAGATTTGTGAGAATCTGAGAAACTGACATCCAGTTTATATTTTAGTACCCTTGGTCCTTTACAgtttgaattgaaatgaaactGCATCATCTTCTGAATGTCAGTCAATCAGTTTCATATTTCTCAAACTGTCTCCACTGGCTTGAGGCAACTTCATGGTTATGCTGTCTCTTGTTTGGCtcccatcttttttttattttcatcttgtACCCTGGAGAGTCGTTTCTTGACATCTCCACATCAGcaaatgtcttttctttctatTCTTGTGTTCTTCCTTGAGCCAATGATAATCACATCATTGAGCGAAGTTAAAGAATTACTTATTTATACTTATTATTTCCAgctttctccatctttcattTGTGAAAGAGGAATATGCTTGATATCTTGTAGTTATTTCCAAGTTTCTCAATGATTTCTTCATCTACCAATTTTCCTAAATATCCTTGCATCCAACACCTTGTTTATTGCAGTAATTAATGATTGATTACCACCACTTGTAACTTTACCAACCATCTAATATGTAGCGATTGCACCAGTATCCCAGTGTATTTTATCTTATGTACTATATGTCTGATtctgaaacagttttttctattttttctagTTGAATTAGAGTCCCCGCAAAGAGACATAGTGTTTCTGTTGGATGGGTCAGATGACACACAGAGTGGATTCTCAGCAATTAAAAGTTTTGTCCAAAGAGTGGTTGATACACTCAATGTTGGTGAGAACAAAGACCGTGTTTCTGTGGTCCAGTATAGCAGAGAtccacagacacatttcagtttgaacagctacacagaaaaacaagatgttCTTGCTGCTGTTGCGCAACTGAATCATAAAGGGGGCAGACAGCGCAACACTGGGGCAGCTCTTGACTATGTGAGGAATAATGCTTTTGCTGAGTCCTCTGGGAGTCGGCATCAAGAAGGTGTACCTCAGATACTGATTCTGTTGAGTGGGGGAAGATCTCAAGATAATGTTGCAAGTGCCACTGTGGCTCTAAAACAGGACAAAGTTGTTCCATTCTGTGTAGGTACAAGAAATGCTGACATACTTGAGCACCAAATGATTGCACATAACCCTTCCTACGCTTTCTCTGTGCCCCGGTTTGATGATTTTGGGAGCATCTATCAACAACTTGTGTCATTTGTGAAAAGGGTGCCACGACAGCAGCCAAGACTAAAACTACAGAGTGGCCTAGGtaagactgtctgtctgtctgtctgtctgtctgtctgtctgtctgtctatctatctatctatctatctatctatctatctattactTTTTTAACTTGAATCTTTTTCTATTTAGTGTAATTCCTAATGAACATCATCCTTGTGTCTGTCAAAGTTTCTGCAGATCAAACTGAATCCATTCAGCGtgatgttgtatttttaatggaTTCCTcggatgaaatgaaaaatgactttcaaGCAGTTATTGGCTTTGTTGAGAGAATGGTGGCGAAACTCGATGTCGAGGAGAACAAAGATCGTGTTTCAGTGGTGCAGTACAGCAGAGAGCcctctgttgatttttttctgaacacatataaaacacagcagcatgttgCTGGCAATGTGGGAATTCTGAGGCCTAAAGGAGGCAGACCTCTCAATACTGGTGCAGCTCTCCAGTACGTCAAGGATCATGTTTTCACAGCCTCTTCTGGAAGTAGGCACCAACAGGGTGTCCCTCAGATTTTGGTTCTCTTGACTGGGGGACGGTCCAGTGATGATGTCAGAAATGCTGTAGAAAACTTGAAAGGAATTGGTGTGATGGTATATGTGGTGGGAACAAAGAATGCAGATCACCTTGAGATTCAGTCTATATCACAGGAAGCCAGTCGTGCTTTCTTTGCAGCGGACTCCAGTGATCTGGCAGACATAgaacaacaaatattttctgcCATCGCCATCAAAAGGGGTGAAACCCCTGCTATTAAACCAGTATCACATGGTAAGACTGTTACGTATCATGTTTTATACTGCATGCACAACTTCATGCATTGTCAGATTTCCATAGACCACAATCCACTGATTTTTTTGACCCTGTTGCGGTTTACTTTCCTAAAGTTGAGGGCAACTTGTGTTTATGCAAATTAAGATTTGCCCATTGGTCAGTAAACTGTGGCATATCCATCATGGATCTTCTGCTATCAATAGAAAACGAATAGGCTTGACTTGAGATCTGTAAATGGATCCATTGTGTCTGCACCTTAAGAGAGTAGTGCCCTTTATtcatacaaaagaaaagaattatgtacattttttatgGTTTACCTGTGAGTTAATGATTAAAGTATAACATTCCTATTTTCTCaattttttgcattttggtCAACTGTTGGACTAGACTTTCCTTAATGTTGTCTGCGCAGTTCCCTCCAATTCAGCCAGGCAAAACATCTCTGCTGCACTGTTTTGTCAACAAAATGGTTTAcaagaataaatcacaaatTTTAATCAACTTAAATGCccttaaacttaaatgtttaaatgcttCTGTGATTACAGATCCCAACAGGAGAgacattgtttttttgcttgATGGTTCTGACAATTCTGAACAGAGATTCTCAGATATTAAGGACTTTGTCCAGAGAATAGTGGCGGACCTAAACATTGATACAAACAAAGATCGTGTGGCTGTGGTCCAGTACAGCAACACGGCAGAGGTTAATTTCAACTTGAGACAGTACTCAGCAATGGATGATGTTCTTGATGCAGTAAGAGGCCTAAGTCACAAAGGAGGTTATCCTCACAACATTGGAGTGGCTCTTCAGTATGTGAGGGACAATGTATTTACTTCTGAATCAGGAAGCAGACTCCTTGAGGGAGTTCCACAGATTCTCATAGTACTAAGTGGTGAAAGATCTGGAGACGACATAAAAACTGCGGTCAGAATGTTAAAAGAGATTGGTGTCATCTCAATCGCCATTGGAACAACTGACGCAGACACCATAGAGCTTCAGACGATATCTCATGAACCCAATTATGCACTCTCAATTACTAATTATGAGGAGCTTTCTACTACTAAGCAGGATGTGTCTTCATTGTTAAGAGAGGCTTCCCACCACGTAAAGGAAACCACTCCTACAGCGAGTTTTGGTAAGATGCGTAAACAAATTGTGTAGTAAATTGAGATGATTTCTATTTAGGCCATGGCTGAATAACTGTCACTGTAGATGCTTACCTATTACTtgcagaaaatcacaaaatgtaCCTGCCTTTAATTATACATCCTTTGTCTTTGCTGCAGATTCTAAGAAACAAGATGTAGTTTTTCTGATTGATGGATCATATGACTCACGAAATGGCTTTGAAGAGATACGAGGCTTTGTTGGAAAAATTGTTGAAAGTTTAAGTCTAGGTGAAAACAGAGATCAAGTTGCTGTTGTTCAATACAGCCGTGATGCCACACCCAATTTCTACTTGAATTCCTATTCATCCAAGAATGATGTGCTTAATTCCATTGGAACGATGAGGCATAAGTTGGGAAGACCTCTCAACATTGGCAAAGCACTTGAGTTTGTCAGAGACAATGTCTTTGCTGCTTCAGTTGGAGGAAGACGTGCTGAATCAGTCCCTCAGTATCTGTATGTATTTAGTGGTGGGAGATCAGGGGATGATGTCAGAGGACCAGCGCAGTCACTCAAAGAAAATGGAATAAAGACTTTTAGTATTGGAACAAAGAATGCAGATACATTGGAAATGCAAACCATCTCTTTCACGCCAGCACATTATTTTTATGTCACAAACTTTAACAGTCTCCAAAGTATACATCCATCTCTGGAAGCCACATTGAGAGGTGCTCAGGAAACAACTGATTTTCCAAGTATTGGTAAGAAGCAGAAAAgtaatttgtattttaacattatAGAAATTACTTCTACAATGACATATTAGTTATATGATTATATACTATGGgtgtattaaaaatgaatcttagatttttatgtttgtttgtatcttttcCAGACACTTCCATAATTTCAGAATTAAAACTCCAGAGTGCAGATATTGTTTTTCTCCTTGATGGATCTGATAATATGAGAGCAAgtcaaagacacattttggattttgtcagAGAGTTTGTCAAGCAAATAGAAATTGGGCCAAACAAAGTACAAATTGCTTTGACTCAGTACAGCACAGAGCCCACTATTGATTTTCTCCTGAACACATACTTCCTGAAAGATGATGTCTTAAGTCATTTGAGCATTGTGGAACTGAAAGGAGGGCTCTCTTTGAACACTGGTGTAGCCCTTGATTATGTGAAGAACAATGTGTTCACTGCTTCATCTGGAAGCAGAGCCCAGCTGGGAATCCCACAGATACTGATTCTCATAAGTGGGAGAAGGTCAGAAGATGATGTCCTAGGTCCAGTGGACAGGCTGAGAAATGCCGGAATTGTTCTTTACAACGTTGGAGTGTATAATGCAGACAGGTTGGAGATGGAGCAATTAGTAGACAATCCTAGAGCCAGATATTTTATCAAGGAGAATTCTGACTTTCCACTTGTGAGGGAACAATTGCTCTCAGTGATTGCATCTCACAAAGGCACTGTCCACCATGGTATAGGTGAGTGAAAACAAGtattaattttactttttacattttacaaaccCTGTAGATCGCATGTAATTTGGTTACCCTAACAATAATCATAATTTCTGTTCAATTGTTAACTAACAACATTTATATGATTGTGGACTCTTGTAGGTTCAAGCTCAAGTATCAAAAGAGATATTGTCTTTCTCATTGATGGATCTGATGATGTCAGGAGTAGATTCTCTGCTGTACGTGAATTTGTTGCAAACATGGTTGAAAGCTTTGACCTGGACAAAGGAAAAGATAAGGTTGCTGTTGTACAGTATAGCAACAATGCTGAACTCAGTTTCAGTCTGAATACCTATAACTCAAAAGATGATGTTCTTAAGCACATTGCGAGCCTAAAACTGAAAGGTGGAAGGCCTCAGTATATTGGAGCAGCACTGCAGTTTGTGAAGgataatgtctttgtttcaaaTGCTGGTGGTCGACATAATGAAGGTGCAAAGCAAATGCTCATTGTGTTGGCTGGAGGAAGATCTAGAGATTCTCCCCGAGGCCCAGCAAGTATGCTCAAGGCTGCAGGGGTTGTCACATTTGCAATTGGATCGAGAATGTCAAATTCAGCAGAGATGCAAATCATTTCATCTGAACAAAATTATGCTTACTCAGTCCCTGACTTTGTAAATCTCCCACACATTCAACAAAATTTGATGGGTCATCTTACTCAAATGGGAGTTAAGGAAGAAACTAAAGCAGGTAAGAATGcagattaattgttttttttttttacaaattagTTTGAATGTATTGTGATCAACCTAATACAAATTATATCTATTTTTGTTAATAGAGGAAAGTGATGAAAAAGGAAGGGACGTAGTCTTCCTTTTAGATGGATCTGATAATACCAGCAATGGATTTTCAGCCATTCAAGATTTCCTGTACAGAGTAATAGAAACACTTAATATTGGACCAAATaaagacagagctgctgtgattCAGTTCAGCAATGTTGCACGGGCAAATTTCTTTTTGAATTCATTCATGAGGAAGGAAGATGTTCTAACAGCTGTCAGAAGGCTCTCACACAAAGGAGGAAGACCTCTCAAAATGGGTGCAGCACTAAAatatgttaaagaaaatgtattcacaGCTGCCTCAGGGAGCAGA includes:
- the LOC104940384 gene encoding collagen alpha-3(VI) chain-like isoform X2; its protein translation is MLSAQFPPIQPGKTSLLHCFVNKMVYKNKSQILINLNALKLKCLNASVITDPNRRDIVFLLDGSDNSEQRFSDIKDFVQRIVADLNIDTNKDRVAVVQYSNTAEVNFNLRQYSAMDDVLDAVRGLSHKGGYPHNIGVALQYVRDNVFTSESGSRLLEGVPQILIVLSGERSGDDIKTAVRMLKEIGVISIAIGTTDADTIELQTISHEPNYALSITNYEELSTTKQDVSSLLREASHHVKETTPTASFDSKKQDVVFLIDGSYDSRNGFEEIRGFVGKIVESLSLGENRDQVAVVQYSRDATPNFYLNSYSSKNDVLNSIGTMRHKLGRPLNIGKALEFVRDNVFAASVGGRRAESVPQYLYVFSGGRSGDDVRGPAQSLKENGIKTFSIGTKNADTLEMQTISFTPAHYFYVTNFNSLQSIHPSLEATLRGAQETTDFPSIDTSIISELKLQSADIVFLLDGSDNMRASQRHILDFVREFVKQIEIGPNKVQIALTQYSTEPTIDFLLNTYFLKDDVLSHLSIVELKGGLSLNTGVALDYVKNNVFTASSGSRAQLGIPQILILISGRRSEDDVLGPVDRLRNAGIVLYNVGVYNADRLEMEQLVDNPRARYFIKENSDFPLVREQLLSVIASHKGTVHHGIGE
- the LOC104940384 gene encoding collagen alpha-3(VI) chain-like isoform X1, whose product is MLSAQFPPIQPGKTSLLHCFVNKMVYKNKSQILINLNALKLKCLNASVITDPNRRDIVFLLDGSDNSEQRFSDIKDFVQRIVADLNIDTNKDRVAVVQYSNTAEVNFNLRQYSAMDDVLDAVRGLSHKGGYPHNIGVALQYVRDNVFTSESGSRLLEGVPQILIVLSGERSGDDIKTAVRMLKEIGVISIAIGTTDADTIELQTISHEPNYALSITNYEELSTTKQDVSSLLREASHHVKETTPTASFDSKKQDVVFLIDGSYDSRNGFEEIRGFVGKIVESLSLGENRDQVAVVQYSRDATPNFYLNSYSSKNDVLNSIGTMRHKLGRPLNIGKALEFVRDNVFAASVGGRRAESVPQYLYVFSGGRSGDDVRGPAQSLKENGIKTFSIGTKNADTLEMQTISFTPAHYFYVTNFNSLQSIHPSLEATLRGAQETTDFPSIDTSIISELKLQSADIVFLLDGSDNMRASQRHILDFVREFVKQIEIGPNKVQIALTQYSTEPTIDFLLNTYFLKDDVLSHLSIVELKGGLSLNTGVALDYVKNNVFTASSGSRAQLGIPQILILISGRRSEDDVLGPVDRLRNAGIVLYNVGVYNADRLEMEQLVDNPRARYFIKENSDFPLVREQLLSVIASHKGTVHHGIGSSSSIKRDIVFLIDGSDDVRSRFSAVREFVANMVESFDLDKGKDKVAVVQYSNNAELSFSLNTYNSKDDVLKHIASLKLKGGRPQYIGAALQFVKDNVFVSNAGGRHNEGAKQMLIVLAGGRSRDSPRGPASMLKAAGVVTFAIGSRMSNSAEMQIISSEQNYAYSVPDFVNLPHIQQNLMGHLTQMGVKEETKAGKNAD